CTCCGCGTCCGGGAAGAGGTGCATCCCGCCCGTGTGGTCCCAGTGACCGTGGGAGACCACCACGTGGGTGACGTCGGCCGGCGTGTACCCGAACTGGGCCAGCTGCCGGTCGAGCCGGTTCTCCGGGGGCAGGTCGAGCTTGCAGATGTCGAGCAGCTCCTGCCCGTAGACCGCCACCGGGTCGTCCCACGCCTCGGGGTCGACACCGGTGTCGAAGAGCACGAGGCCGCGCGGGTGCTCGATGAGGAACACCGGGCAGGGGGCCGTGATCGTCGTGGGCGCTCCGAAGGTGAGCCAGCGCGAGTCGAGGGTGATGGTGGCGCCGGCGAGCGCGAACATCCGTTCCGCAGTCGTCATCGATCGCCTTTCGGTCGAGGTCGGGTCGGGGTCGGGTCGAGATCGGATCCGACTCCGTGCGGCCTGAGGTGGCCGCCGTCACACTCTGGTCCTCCTCTGCCGGGCCGGTCCAATGCCGGTCTCCGAAGAGCCGATAGCCCACCGCGAACAATGCGCGGGTCAGCCGAGCAGGACGGTCACGACGACCGTGGCGGGCAGGCTGAGGAGGGTGCCGACGAAGATCGCGTCGCGCGCCAGGAGGCCGCCGCGGTCGTAGCGGGCTGCGAGGACGTAGGCGTTCTGGGCGGTCGGCAGGGACGCCATCACGGTCACGGCGAGCACCGCCGTCGCGTCCAGGCCCAGGAGGAACCGCGCCGCCCCGTAGGCGACGACCGGCTGCAGCACCAGCTTCAGCGCGAGCACGCCGCCGAGCGCGGCGGGCCGCACGCCGCGACCCGGCAACGGGCCCGTCCCGAGGGCGGCTCCGTACGCCAGCAGCATGAGCGGCACGGCCATGCCGCCGAGGAGGGCCACGGGGTCCGCGACCGGGGGCGGCAGACGCACCTGGACCACGGACAGGCCGAGGCCGATGCCGGACGCCACCGTGATCGGGTTCGTCAGCGGACGCAGGACGAGGCCGCGCGCCGACAGCGCGCCCTCCTCCCCGTCCAGGTCGAGCAGTGTCGTGATCACCGGGAGGAGCACCAGCATCTGCAGCAACAGCAACGGCGCGGCGAGTGCCGCGTCGCCGAGCACGTACGCCGCGATCGGGAGCCCCAGGTTCCCGGCGTTGCCGTACGCCGCACACATGGCCGTGACGACCGTGGCGCCCAGCCCCTGACCGCGCCAGGCCGCGGCGGCCACCGCGATCGTCGCCGTCACGGCGACGGCCACGACGACGGCGACCAGGCTCCCCGACCAGAGCGACGCGACGTCGCTGTCCTGCAGCACGGTGACGAGCAGCGCCGGGCTCGCGACGGTGATGGCGAGCCTCGCCATCACCGCCTCGGCCTCGGGAGTCACGACCCCGCGGCGCGCGAGGAGCACGCCGAGGACGATGAGCGCGACGATCGCCGCGTAGCCGGAGAGCACATCGCCCACGGCCAGGCACCTTCCTCGGTGGTGGAGTCGGACGCGGGGCCGGAGGTCGGCGGAGCCGCGCGGCGACCCCGCCGACCTCGGACCGGTTCAGCCCGCGTGCTGCGCGAAGGCGGGGAGCACGTGCTCCTCGTACACCGTCGCCGCCTCGGCCGGGTCGGCGAAGGCGACGCCGTCGGGCAGCTCGAGGGCGCCCTCGACGTCGAGACCGGGGCGGGCCATGGCCTCGTCGGCGCAGAGGATCTCTGCCGCCTCCTCACTCATCAGCCAGTTGGCGAGCAGCTTCCCCGCCGAGGGGTGGGGGCCGTCGGCGGTGACCGAGACGGCGCTCGACACCGCGGGCACCGGCTCGAAGTAGTGCATGGCGATCGGTGCGCCGCTGGCCTTGAGGGGAGCGACGCCCCGGGACGGAATGGGCCAGAACGCCGCCTTCTCGCCGGAGGAGACCTGCGTCAGCGCCACGCCGAAGTCGGTGGTCATGTCGGCGTCGAGCTCGTCGAACAAGTCCGCCACGAACGCGTCGTACCCCTGCTCGCCGAGCTGGTCGAAGAGCACGTCGTGCACGTTGACGCTGGACCCGCCGATCTCCGGGTCGAGCACGACGGTCCGCCCGCGGAGATCGTCCGAGGCGAGGAACTCCTCGGGGGTGTCCGGCAGGTCGTCCTCGTCGAGGACGGTCGGGTTGTAGGCCATGCCCGCCAGGTCGAGCACCGGCGCGACGTAGTAGGTGCTGCGGAACTCCTCGTCGAGCGAGTCGATGTCGGGGAGGTCGGTGACGTCGACGAGGCCGCCCGACGCGCCCATCTCCTCCGCCCAGGCGACGTCCAGCGTGTTGAGGAAGACGTCGCCCTGCACGTTGCCGGCGTCGATCTCCTGCTCGAGCTTCTGCTGGCCGGCCGCCTGGCTCGCGACCGGGCTCACGACCAGGCGGATCCCGTAGGTGTCCTGGAACGCGGCGGCCAGCTTGTCCGTCGTCGTCGAGGTCAGGCTGGTGTAGAGGACGACCTGTCCCTCGTCCTGGGCCGCCTCCGCGAGCGCCTTCAGCTCGTCACTCCCCTCGATCGGGCGACCACCACCCCCTTCCCCGCCACAGGCCGACAGGAGGGACAGGGCGACCAGGAGGCTGCCGGCGACAGCGGCGGCTCGGGGTCGGGAAGAGGGTCGCGTCATCGCGGGGCTCCTTGCTGGGTCGGCCGGGGGGCCGTGGGGGACAGACCAGGCTTCCTGGTCTGCTTCGGACTGCCCGAGAGCTGCACCCGGTCGCTCGCCCACATCGCGACGACGACGCCCACGAGGGACACGGCGGCGATCAGCACGGCGATCGTGGCCGAGACCGTGACGGTCCCCTGGGTGTAGGAGTCGAGGAGCCGCAGGGCGATGACCTCGGTGCCCGGCGCCGACACGAACGCGGAGATCGTGAGGTCGCCGAAGATCATGAGGAAGAGGAGGAACGCGCTCGCGGCGATGGCGGGCGTGACGAGCGGCAGCGTCACCCGGGCGACCGATCCCGTCCAGGTGGAGCCGCTGACGAGGGCCGCCTCCTCGAGCTCCTTGCCCACCTGCTGCACGACCGGCCCCATGTTGCGGATGCCGAGCGGCAGGAAGGCCACGAGGTAGGCCAGGACGAGGAGCGTCATCGTGCCGTAGAGGGAGAAGGGCGGGCCGATGAACGCCACCAGGAAGCCCAGGGCCAGCACGACCTGCGGGATCCCGAGCGGGAGGTTCGCGACGACGTACAGGAGACGCCCGAGGGCACCCTTCGTCCGCTCGGCGAACACCACGACGAGCAGGCCGATGACGACGGCGCCGCCGCCGCACAGCAGCCCCAGGGTCGCGCTCGTGCGCAACCCGGCCTGCGTGCCCGGCAGGGCGAGGACGTTGCGGAAGTTGTCCAGGCCCACCTGCGACCACTCGAACCCCGAGGTCCAGTAAGGCAGCAGCGACACCATGACGATCGCCGCCACGGGCAGCAGCGCGGTCAGCCCCAGGTAGCCGACGGCCAGCGACTTCAGGACCGCGTCGGCGCGACGGCCGAGCGAGACGGTCTGCCCTGCCTTTCCCTTGCCGGTCATCGTCGCGTAGCGCGCGGCAGCGGAGGCGAGGAACAGCTGGCCGGCCGTCAGCACGCCGGCCATGAGGATCAGCGGGAGGGAGGCGACGGCGGCGACGTCGGGCCGGGACAGGTCGTTGACCTGGCGGTAGATCATCGTCGTCAGCACGTCGACCCGCAGCAGGAGCGGCACCGAGAAGAACGAGATCGTCTGCACCAGCGCGATCGTCCCGGCGGCGAGCAGGGCGGGGCGCAGGATCCCCGTCGCGGTCCGCACCAGCATCATCGTCGGGCCGGAGCCGGAGACCCGCATGGCCTCGAGGACCTCGGAGTTCAACCGGCGCATCGAGGCGTCCAGGATCGTGAAGACGAACGGGACGATGTAGAGCGTCACCACGAAGATCGCGCCGGGCATCGAGAAGATGTCGAGCGGGCCCTCCTCGGCGTCGGAGCCGGTGACGGCGCGGATCGCCTGGTTGAGCCAGCCCGTGCGGGGCGAGGCCAGGAAGATCCAGCCGAGCGCGCCGACGAGCGCGGGCACGCACAGGGGCGTCAACGGGATGAACCGCAGCAGCGTCCGCATGCGCCGCCCGGCCGGCAGCATGGAGGCGGCCACCGCGAGCATGAAGCCGATGCCGACGGAGAGCACGGTCGAGCAGACGGTGAGCACGACCGTGTTCCGCACGATGACGGACCAGAAGCCGGGCTGGCCGACCAGGTCCCCCAGCGCGGTACCCACGCCCGACTCCGCACCGAAGGCCTCCCCGACGATGGCGACGACGGGCAGCACGATCGCGATGGCGAGGACCACGAGGAGCGCGACCATCAGCGTCCTGACGTGCGCGGGGGCCGCGCGCATCGGACCGGTCGCGCTCATGCGGCGTCCCGCTTCGTGACCAGGAGGGAGCGCTCGGCGCTCAGCCGAACGCGGTCACCGACCGCAGGGGCGGCCGACGGCGTCGTCCGCACGGTGATCTCCCGCTCCTCGGCGTCGACGAGCAGCACCTCGGCGTACCACCCGTGGTAGGCCACCCCGAGCACGGTGAACGCCCCCGCCGGCTCGCCGTCCGGGGTCCCGAGGACAGGGACGACGAGGATGTCGTCGCGCGACACGGCGGTGTCGACCGCGTCGCCGACGGCGAGCCGGGATCCCGGGCGCAGCTCGCCGCGCAGGTCGCCGAGGACGGTGCGCACGGTGCAGCCCGCGTCGTCCACCCGCGCCACCTCGCCAGCCACCGTGTTGTGGTCCCCCACGAACTCGGCGACGTACGACGAGGCGGGGTGCTCGTGCAGCTCGTGGGGGCGGCCCTGCTGCTCGACGCGACCTGCGCGGAAGACCACGACGGTGTCGGACATCGAGAGCGCCTCCGCACGGTCGTGCGTGACGTAGACCGCCGTGAAACCGACCTCCTGCTGGATCTCGCGCAGGTCGTAGCGCAGGCGGGCGCGGAGGCGGGCGTCGAGGTTGCTGAGCGGCTCGTCCATGAGCACGACGCTCGGCTCGCCGACGATGGAGCGGGCGACGGCGATCCGCTGCTGCTGACCGCCGCTCAGCTCACCGGGGTAGCGGGCGAGCAGGTGGCCGCAGTCGACGACGTCCAGGGCGTGCCTCGCCCGCTCGACGATCTCGGCGCGCTCGCCGCGCGACGGCCGGAGGCCCCGGACGGCGCGCTTGAGCGGGAACGCGACGTTCTCCAGGACGGAGAGGTGAGGCCACAGGGCGTAGCTCTGGAAGACCATGCCCAGGCCGCGCTGGTGGGGCGGCACGTCCACGCCGTCACCCACGACCGTGCGACCCGCGATCGCGATCCGGCCGCTCGTGGGCGACTCCAGGCCGGCGATCATGCGGAGCAACGTGGTCTTGCCGCAGCCGCTGGGCCCCACGAGCGTGACGAACCGACCGCGACCGATCTCGAGGCTCACGTCGTCGACGGCCCGGAACGACCCGAACTCCTTGGTGACCCCGGACAGCCGGATGGCGGGCTCCGGGGCCGGTGCGGCACCCGTCGCCGGGTCGCCAGCCTTCCGGTCGCCGAGCGGCGACAGGCGCTCGTCCGTCTCCGGCAGGACGTCGTGCTTGGTGCGGGTCTTCATCACGGGAATTGCTCCTGGCGAGATCGTCGAGCATGTGTCGAGCGTCATACTGCGCAGACCCGGGAGCGACATTCCAATAGGAACTCGCTCCGGATCGATCACCCCGGAGAACCAATCTGAAAAGGCCCCGCAAATGCACGAACCGGAGCCGGCACCGGGTATTCCGGTGCCGACTCCGGCGGCTTTCTGGCCCTGTATCGCGGCGCCCCGCGGGCGCCGGTGACTCAGCCCTCCTCGAGGACCTGCTGGATCTCCACCACGTTCCCGGCCGGGTCGTAGAGGAAGATCTGGTCCCAGCCCTTGACGACCCACTCCCCGTAGTCGGAGTACTCGATGCCCGCCTCGTTCAGGGACTTGCGCACGGCGTCGAGGTCGTCGGTGCGGAAGGCGAAGTGCCCCGTCAGGACGGGGTTGACGACGTGCCCGAGCCGCGCGCTGAGGTAGGGCTGCCGCAGGCCGATGTGGATCTGCAGCTCGTCCTTCCCGCTCACGTCGAAGAACGCCGCGTTGGTGGTGTCGAACATCGAGGCGTTCTGTCGCCGCTGCCGGTCGCCCTCGTCCTCGTCCGGTGCCGGCGCCTGCTCCTTGACGTCCTCGATGATCATGGGGATCTTCTCGAGCCCCAGCACGTCCCGGTAAAAACCGTTCAGCTCGTCCATGTCGTCGGAGACGACGTTGACGTGGTGCAGACGCATTTTCATGAGAGCTGTCCTTTCGGGCCGAGAGAACATCGCGGCACCGTGCTCGACTGGATGTGAATTGATGGTCGACGACCCGTCGACCGCGGTCCAACAGGAATTCCCGAACGAGCGGGAGAAAAGAGCGAACAATCCGTTCCGCGCGCGGCGTCACCGCTCCAACGGGACGTCGGCCGGTCGCCAGGCCCCCTTCGTGTACGCCGGCGGGTAGGGCGCCTCGTGGCGGTGGACGCCGAGCTCGTGGGCGGCACGCAGCGGCCAC
This Nocardioides alkalitolerans DNA region includes the following protein-coding sequences:
- a CDS encoding iron ABC transporter permease; this encodes MSATGPMRAAPAHVRTLMVALLVVLAIAIVLPVVAIVGEAFGAESGVGTALGDLVGQPGFWSVIVRNTVVLTVCSTVLSVGIGFMLAVAASMLPAGRRMRTLLRFIPLTPLCVPALVGALGWIFLASPRTGWLNQAIRAVTGSDAEEGPLDIFSMPGAIFVVTLYIVPFVFTILDASMRRLNSEVLEAMRVSGSGPTMMLVRTATGILRPALLAAGTIALVQTISFFSVPLLLRVDVLTTMIYRQVNDLSRPDVAAVASLPLILMAGVLTAGQLFLASAAARYATMTGKGKAGQTVSLGRRADAVLKSLAVGYLGLTALLPVAAIVMVSLLPYWTSGFEWSQVGLDNFRNVLALPGTQAGLRTSATLGLLCGGGAVVIGLLVVVFAERTKGALGRLLYVVANLPLGIPQVVLALGFLVAFIGPPFSLYGTMTLLVLAYLVAFLPLGIRNMGPVVQQVGKELEEAALVSGSTWTGSVARVTLPLVTPAIAASAFLLFLMIFGDLTISAFVSAPGTEVIALRLLDSYTQGTVTVSATIAVLIAAVSLVGVVVAMWASDRVQLSGSPKQTRKPGLSPTAPRPTQQGAPR
- a CDS encoding AEC family transporter, which encodes MGDVLSGYAAIVALIVLGVLLARRGVVTPEAEAVMARLAITVASPALLVTVLQDSDVASLWSGSLVAVVVAVAVTATIAVAAAAWRGQGLGATVVTAMCAAYGNAGNLGLPIAAYVLGDAALAAPLLLLQMLVLLPVITTLLDLDGEEGALSARGLVLRPLTNPITVASGIGLGLSVVQVRLPPPVADPVALLGGMAVPLMLLAYGAALGTGPLPGRGVRPAALGGVLALKLVLQPVVAYGAARFLLGLDATAVLAVTVMASLPTAQNAYVLAARYDRGGLLARDAIFVGTLLSLPATVVVTVLLG
- a CDS encoding VOC family protein; translated protein: MRLHHVNVVSDDMDELNGFYRDVLGLEKIPMIIEDVKEQAPAPDEDEGDRQRRQNASMFDTTNAAFFDVSGKDELQIHIGLRQPYLSARLGHVVNPVLTGHFAFRTDDLDAVRKSLNEAGIEYSDYGEWVVKGWDQIFLYDPAGNVVEIQQVLEEG
- a CDS encoding extracellular solute-binding protein, with the translated sequence MTRPSSRPRAAAVAGSLLVALSLLSACGGEGGGGRPIEGSDELKALAEAAQDEGQVVLYTSLTSTTTDKLAAAFQDTYGIRLVVSPVASQAAGQQKLEQEIDAGNVQGDVFLNTLDVAWAEEMGASGGLVDVTDLPDIDSLDEEFRSTYYVAPVLDLAGMAYNPTVLDEDDLPDTPEEFLASDDLRGRTVVLDPEIGGSSVNVHDVLFDQLGEQGYDAFVADLFDELDADMTTDFGVALTQVSSGEKAAFWPIPSRGVAPLKASGAPIAMHYFEPVPAVSSAVSVTADGPHPSAGKLLANWLMSEEAAEILCADEAMARPGLDVEGALELPDGVAFADPAEAATVYEEHVLPAFAQHAG
- a CDS encoding ABC transporter ATP-binding protein, whose amino-acid sequence is MKTRTKHDVLPETDERLSPLGDRKAGDPATGAAPAPEPAIRLSGVTKEFGSFRAVDDVSLEIGRGRFVTLVGPSGCGKTTLLRMIAGLESPTSGRIAIAGRTVVGDGVDVPPHQRGLGMVFQSYALWPHLSVLENVAFPLKRAVRGLRPSRGERAEIVERARHALDVVDCGHLLARYPGELSGGQQQRIAVARSIVGEPSVVLMDEPLSNLDARLRARLRYDLREIQQEVGFTAVYVTHDRAEALSMSDTVVVFRAGRVEQQGRPHELHEHPASSYVAEFVGDHNTVAGEVARVDDAGCTVRTVLGDLRGELRPGSRLAVGDAVDTAVSRDDILVVPVLGTPDGEPAGAFTVLGVAYHGWYAEVLLVDAEEREITVRTTPSAAPAVGDRVRLSAERSLLVTKRDAA